The nucleotide sequence TTTGTGGTGATTCCGTACGGACAGTACGTTGCACAAAAACTGGAGCCGGAGCTGATTCCCCATGAGGTGGTCAGCCGAATCGTAGACGGCGCAACCCCCATCCGTGCCTGGCGCGAACATCTGAACCTGACTCAGGACGAGGTTGCCAGGCGCCTGGGCATCTCGCAACCGGCCTTCGCCCAGCAGGAGTCCGTTGCAAAACCCCGCCGGGCCACTCGCGAGAAAATCGCCGCGGCCTTTGGTATCCACGCCGATCAGCTTGAGTTGTAACCCCAGGTCATCTTGCAGGAGGGGCAGCTCACATCCCACCTACTGTCAACTCTGACAGTAGGCGGGATACGAAGAGAATCTT is from Pseudomonas sp. B21-056 and encodes:
- a CDS encoding helix-turn-helix domain-containing protein; protein product: MNVPTDIQIINDAEGNPAFVVIPYGQYVAQKLEPELIPHEVVSRIVDGATPIRAWREHLNLTQDEVARRLGISQPAFAQQESVAKPRRATREKIAAAFGIHADQLEL